CGAAAACGGCTATCCCCACTCCCCATGCCCATGAGTGCGTCCACTGACCGACCACGACGGCTATCACGAGCGAGAGCACCATCGTCCCGAAGGACTCAATCATCTTGGCGATCGCCTCACTAAAACTCGATACCATACCACGGGCCACTGAACGGCTGTCCACGATCGAACCTCTTCCGAACCAAACCTAGAATACTCTACCAGCTATAGGCCAGCCCACTGTCATCCTGGCTAGAACAGTGGGACTCATCAATCAGTCCCAGCATCCTTGCGTCGGATTACCTGCATGGCTCGCCCACTTCGCGAATGTGTCCCCTTTAAATCAGGATGAAACAGGGTATATAGTAGCACTCCCACAGCTGCCACCGCAATCGGGAGTTCGAATCCGAGACCACTCACGTAGGTCGGAAGAAGCGCGAAGGCGGACAGAATAGCCGTCCATGCCCAGAGGATAGCCACCGATCGTCGTGGTCCGTGTCCCATCTCCATCAGGCGGTGATGAAGGTGCTTCTTGTCGGGCGTGGCGAAGCTGACATGGTGAGCGGTGCGACGTAACACAGAAAACACCAAGTCAGCCATTGGAACTCCAAGAATCACAAACGGAATCACCAACGGCGCAAAAAAGAAAAAGGTCTGGTCGGAGACGTTAGCAGTGCGCCCACCCACCACCGACGTACTAGCCGCCAGGAGCAGTCCAAGAAGCATCGCTCCTGTGTCTCCCATAAAAATCTTGGCAGGGTTCCAGTTGTGTGGCAAGAAGCCAACACAGACCCCAAGCACCGCAAACGCAATAATCGGGCCAATGGAGGAACTTGGGAGTTGCCCAAGCGCCTCTAGTCGTAGCGAGTAAAGGCCAAAAGCAAGCGACGCGATCGCCACTATCCCCGAAGCAAGGCCATCAAGTCCATCAATGAGATTGATCGCATTCTCCATCGCTATAACCCAGATAGCAGTGAGCAACGGGGTAAGCGAGTTCGAGAGAACCACTATACCTGCGAATGGCACCTTGAACCAGAACATAGTCACGCCAAAGATCCAAAGCAAAGAGGCCGAAAGCACTTGACCAGCTACCTTTGCCGGTGCTGACAGGTTCCAGACATCGTCGACCACACCTATGCCGGTGATGGCAATCGCAGCAAGAAGTACTCCAGTAGGTTCAGAGGAGTCAATAAACACTGGTCGAAAGGAATGCATCAGGCTGCCCACACCGATGGCGGCCGCAAAACCCACCAGCATGCCAATGCCACCCAAGGTTGGCGTTGGCTTAAGATGGGCCATGCGTCCACCCGGCTGAACCACCTGATTCGTCCGGAAGGCGAGCCATCTGACCAGAGGCACAACCAAGAAAGTAACGACAGCAGCGACCAGCGCCACCAGGACGTATTGCACGCTACCTCTCGGATGGCGGAGGGAACGAACGGCAAAGATCAGCGACTTCGCGTCGAACCTCCTGGCAAGTCTGGTCATCATCGGTACGCAAGACTCGAGAGATCAAGGATGCGACCGTCTTCATCTGGTCAGTAGACATGCCCGCAGTGGTCATGGCGGCGGTACCGAGACGCAGCCCGCTGGTGACAAACGGAGAGCGTGGATCGAATGGAATCTGATTTCTATTGCAGGTTATGCCACTACGATCGAGTCTCACCTGCGCGGTTCGCCCATCGAGCTCGGCGTCAAAATCTCGCAAGTCAACAAGCATAAGATGCACGTCGGTGCCGCCAGAAACTATGCGAAAACCCTCTGCGCTAAGAGAATCTGCAAGCACACGGGCGTTATCGACCACCCGTTGACCATACTGACGAAAGTCGGGGTCCATAGCCTCTCCAAAGGCGACTGCTTTCGCGGCAATCGCATGCTCCAGAGGACCACCTTGTAACCCTGGGAAGATCGCCTTGTCCAGACTCTTTCCAAGATCCTCGTGCGCGATGATGGCAGCACCGCGAGGGCCTCGCAAGGTCTTGTGGGTCGTAAAGGTAACCACATCAGCACCGCGCCCTCCTGACCGTGTGAATAGAGGGTTGGGATAGACGCCGGCAGCTATCAATCCCGCTACATGAGCTGCGTCGAATAGCACCAATGCGCCGACCTCGTCGGCGATCTCCCGAACTGGATCGACCTCGATAATACGTGAGTAGGCGGTTGCACCAATGACGATCAGCTTTGGTCGTTGTTCCAACGCCAGCTGGTGCATCTGATCGAGATCAAGCCACTCTCGGTTCGGATCTGATTCACGAACGCCATAGGAGATAAAATCATATATCTGCCCCGAGAAGTTGACTGGAGAGCCATGAGTGAGGTGTCCTCCTTGATCTAGGCGCATGGCTAGCACGCGATCTCTAGGCTCAAGCAAAGCCAAGTAGGCGCCTGCATTAGCGTTAGCGCCGGCGTGTGGCTGCACGTTCGCATAAGGCGCCCCAAACAGCTGCTTGCAACGCTCGATAGCCAGCGTCTCAACCTGGTCAATAATCTGGTTGCCACCGTAGTAACGCCGGCTCGGATAACCTTCTGCATACTTATTAGTCAGGACGCTGCCAGTCGCCTCCATCACCGCGCGAGATGCAAAGTTCTCGGAGGCGATCAGCTGGAGGGTAGTTCGCTGACGCTCCTGCTCCTCCTCGATAAGCCGTGCGACCTCAGGATCCTGTCTTTGGAGCAACTCAGGTGAACTCAACAGGGAACCCCCTTTTCGAATCATCGACCCCGCACATCACCGAATCGATACCACTGAGTGTAGAGGAAGGCAACTCGAAAACTTGCCTGCATGGTATCGCCATCGACAGCCAGCTCGACTCAGTTGGTCGACCTATCGAGGGGCAGTAGCTCTGGAAGTCGGCCAAGCAGCGTGTCATAGCTCAACTGCCCTTCTCGCACCATCGTCGGCGGTTCGGACGTCAAGTCGATCACGGTTGATCCAACAGCTCCAACACTGCCATAATCAACGGCCAGGGTGAGCCCAGTAGCTCCTATCCCACCACCATCTATGGTCTCGGTCAGCGAGGTGATGACTGCTACTATCTCGGTTGGGGTTGGCATACCATGTCGATTGGCCGACGAAGCCGCAAGCGGGAGGTCGAGACACATCTCTCGCAGCCAATCCAGGGCGGGAACCCTGAAGGCCACCGTTCCCTTAAGTGGGTTGACCGCCCTACCAAGCGGATCATCGGTCTCCACAATGACCGATAGTGGTCCGGGCCAAAGGTCGACAATCGACTCCAACGACCTCAAAACGGCGGATGTAACGAGCCGCCTTGCTGTCGCCACACTATCGATCAAGACAGGCGGCGGTGTGGCACTACTACGTCCCTTAATTTTGGCAATTCGGGCCACAGCCTCGGCATCTCGTGCGTTAGCCAGAAGACCAAAGACGGTGTCAGTCGGGCAAATAATACAATGTCCAGCGTTGAGTTCGGATCTAACCCAGGCGATGGAGGCAGCCTTCTCGCGTTCAAAGATACGACCAGTGCGAAGATCAAAGACCCGCACCAGCGGTGGAGGCGTCGTCATCGCCGTGCTACCACGAATCGATCTCTGCCCACCAAGTCCTGCTTCACGCTAACATCATCGAAACCTGCCGCCACCGCGATCCGTTGCACATCGCTGCCCTGTGATGCACCTATCTCTACCACGATCGCACCGTGTCCCTCCTCTAAGTATCGGTGGGCCTTACCAAAGATGACCTGATAGCATTCGAGACCAGTCGAACCCGCCACCAAAGCACCGGGTGGCTCCCAATCCCGGACTACCGGATCGAGTTTGAGCCACTCATCCTCCGCTATATAGGGGGGATTCGAACAGATCAATCTGAACCGCTCGTCAGAATCCACCGCCTCCCACCAGTCCCCCAGTCTGAGCGTGACCCTGTCATCAAGTCCGTGATTGACAAGATTCATCTCCGCCAGCGCCAACGCGTCCGCAGATGAGTCCGTAGCCACCACCAAAAGATCGGGGCACTCAAAGGCTAACGAAGCCGCAATAGCACCACTCCCTGTGCCCAACTCCAGAACCTTGCCTGAACGGTTATCTCCCAGCTCGGTCAGGATGAGATCAACGATGAGTTCAGTCTCTGGACGAGGTATGAGTGCTCGGTCATCTACATGCAACTCCAACCACCTAAACTGCCAACTGCCAAGTACATATTGGAGCGGTTCACCAGCGTCAAGCCGTCGCCGATAACCGGCAAGAATGGCTGATTTCGAGCCTCCATGGCGGCCCACCTCCTCGTTGGCGGCCCGCTCTAACCAACGCTGCGCCACGCTAGCAGCGTAAAAGCTAGCACCCTCCGTGCGAGCTCCTGGAGTATCAGCGAGCATCGTCCTGGTCTAACAACTGCCGCGATCTCTCATCCTGGATTAGCGCATCAGAGATCTCAAGCAGGTCTCCCATCAGAATCTGGTCAAGGCGGTAGAGTGTCAACTTGATCCGATGGTCGGTAACCCGGTTCTCCTTGAAGTTATAGGTGCGGATCTTCTCGGATCGTCCACCACCGCCGACCTGAGACTTGCGCGTTCGCGAGAGTTCCTCATTCACACGATCCTGTTCCGCCTTCAATAGCCGCGCACGTAATACCTGCAACGCCTTAGCGCGGTTTTGTATCTGGCTCTTCTCGTCCTGCATCGCGACGACGATCCCGGTGGGAATATGGGTAATCCTGACCGCCGAATCAGTGGTGTTGACCGACTGCCCACCTGGGCCAGTGGACCGATAAACATCTATACGCAGATCATTCGGGTCGATCTGGACCTCAACCTCATCTGCCTCTGGCAGTACCGTCACTGTCGCAGAGGATGTATGAACCCTACCCTGCGTCTCGGTCACGGGTACGCGTTGTACCCTGTGAGGTCCCGCTTCGTGCTTCAAACGCCGCCACGCGTCCTCACCCTTGACCAATAGAGACGCGAAGTTGTAACCGCCATGATCAGATGGATCAGCCGCCAGCATCTCAACTCGCCAACCCATCTTGTCGCCAAATCGTTGGAACATTTCAGTGAGGTCCTTAGCAAAGAGATTCGCCTCCTCCCCACCCTCAGCTCCCCGAATCTCAAGGATTACATTACGACCATCGTTCGGGTCTTGGGGTAGCAGGAGGATCTCCAGCTCATCGGTCTTCGCTGCCAATGCAGACTCGAGCGTCGAAATCTCATCCGCCCATAGCGACCGTTCGTCGGCTGGCGCGGCCTGGTAAAACTCAGTAGCTGCCGAGAGATCCTCCTGGAGTTGATCGATATCACGTAGAGTAGCTACAATCTCTTCGAGCGCCTTGTGGCGTCGCGCAACCTCACGAGCGCGATGCTGATCCTGAAATAACTTAGGATCCGACATCTCCTCGACGCTGCGTTGGTACTCGAGCTCGAACTTTTCCAGACGCCCATCAGCCACCGGTTAGCTCCTTGACCTCGATCGAATATGGAATGCATACCAGCCTAGCCAGCTCAGCGAAGATACTCAATGGTTCCTGGTCAAGGACGTAGACTACCTGGCTCGCCTCTCCCTCGGGTTGGCAAAGCACAGCCGTCTCTACAATCAACCAGAGATCAAGCGCACTGCCAAAGCCATAGAAGGTTCCCCCGCCACTCGCGTAGGCACGCGCCCGAGCCTGTCCCACCTCACCATATTCGAGCGGAATAATGCCAGCTCGATGGGGGATGTACAATGAACGCAGCAGTCGGCCCACCGCCACTCGAGAGAAGTCATAACGTCCACTCCGTTTCAACCTCGAAGCGACGAGCGTCTCCACAATCTCGTGCGCAAACGAGAGCAGCGCCTCAGAGGTCATCGCAGTCTCTCGAGCCATCGCCTGATCTCGGGGGTCGACACCCACTACCAACGCCTCCCCCACCATGCCCAGGACAGGAATACCCAGATATTCGGCGAAGAATGAGTCTCTATAGCAAACGTATTCAGGGCTAGCCAACGATCCAAAGACTTGATCCACAAGTCGCTGAAATGGGCCCGGGATCCCTTGGACGGGAACCGGTTCCAAGGCTGGTCGCGAACTCAGCGGCGAGATCTCCACACCATCTAAGACGAGTAGCTCAATCGTTGGGTCGGCCCAGGAGAAGGCTAGCTGCAGATCCTCGACCTTTAGCAACAGCTGGGAGCGATGACTGGCTAAGCTCGTCGGCAGCACGACGCTACATGCAAGATCCGGATAATCCCGACGAAGCAAGATAAGTTGTCCTAGGATCTCATCCATAGGTTCAAACCGAGAACCCACAGCAGGGACAGGCCAAGTGACGATGGTGTCAGCCGTGCGACCGATCCACCAATCATCCCTGACCTGCTCCATCATCTCGAGCTCACCGAATCTTTGTTTGACCGCCGTCTCAAGAAGTGGCTGCATTGAACTCAAGGCTCAAGACATCTAGTTATTGGGCTCGATTCTTCGAGCGGTCACCGTAACGACGCTGGAAACGCTCCACACGACCACCGGTATCCACCAGCTTCTGACGACCGGTGTAGAACGGGTGGCACTCATTGCACAACTCGATATGGAGGTCGGTCTTGGTTGATCGAGTCACGAAGGTGTTCCCACAAGAGCAATGTACCGTCGCTGTCACATACTCTGGATGTATATCGCTTTTCATACTTCTGTCCTATCTTTTCGCTGACGCTTCGTCTGTAGCGAAGCTCTATTACCTAATGGAGGGTGCGGCTAACTCTATGAGCAACCGACCGATCCACTCCAAACAACCCAAACTGGAACTCCAGCACACGCACCCTAGCTCAAAATCGTCGGCTGTGGCGCACCAACTTCAAGGTTGGGCCCCGACTAGGTTCTCCAAGCTGTTGGCGACTGTGCAAGCACCGCCGGTAAGCCTAGCACCCTCTCTAGGAGAATCAAGAACGCAAAGACCGGCGGTTACATTCCCGAACTACGTGCTATCTCCGCAAGAAACTCCGCATTAGAGCGAGTACTGCGAACCTTATCGAGCAACAGCTCAAGTCCAGCCGCAGCCGTCCCGTCCTGTGTAATCGCGTTTAGCACTCGTCGGAGCTTCCAAATTTGATTGAGATGATCCCGAGAGAACAGAAGCTCCTCGTGGCGCGTCGACGACCCATTGACGTCAACTGCAGGATACAACCGGCGCTCAGACAGACGACGATCGAGCTTGAGCTCCATATTGCCAGTCCCCTTCACCTCCTCGAAGATTACCTCATCCATCTTGGATCCGTTCTCCACCAAGGCGGTGGCAAGAATGGTGAGTGAGCCACCCTCTTCAATGTTGCGAGCCGCGCCAAAGAACTTCTTGGGTGGGTAAAGAGCTCCAGAATCGATTCCACCAGACATGATCCTTCCGCTCGCTGGCTGCGCCAAGTTATAGGCACGAGCTAGACGGGTGATCCCGTCGAGGATAACCACAACATCCCGGCCCAACTCGACCATGCGTTTTGCCCGCTCGATCGTGAGCTCGGCCACCTGCGTATGTTCTTCCGCTGGTCGATCGAAGGTGGAGGCGATCACTTCACCCTTTACCGATCGACGAAAATCGGTAACCTCTTCTGGGCGTTCATCTACTAGCAGGACAATTAGTGCGACATCTGGGTTATTACGCTCGATCGCATTCGCAATATCCTTCATGATCGTGGTCTTTCCGGCCTTGGGGGGTGAGACGATTAGTCCACGTTGACCCTTCCCGATCGGAGCGATCAAATCGATAATTCTTGGCGTAATATTTGTTGGGTCAGTGCTTGTCTCAAGCGTGAGGCGTTCGTTGGGGAACAGCGGGGTCAAGTCCTCAAATCGGCGGCGAGCCTTTGCTGTCTCCACGTCTAGACCAGTGACTGTATCCACCCTAGAGAGAGCGGGATACTTCTCAGTCGAACCCGCTGGACGAGCTCCACCGACCACAATGTCCCCACGCCTCAGGCTCATTCTTCGCGCCAACGAGGCAGGTACGTACACGTCCTCCTTCGATGACAAGTACCCTTTGGTGCGTAGAAAGCCGTAGCCATCATCACGCAAGTCAAGAACACCCTGGACGGTAACTAACTCTACACTCTGCTGATTATCCGTACTCTCCGGTCGATCACTTCTCTCTTTTCCACGCCTACTTCGGCGAGACCGACGCGAAGCGCCATCCTCACTGCGAGCGAGGGCAGAAGCCTGCGACTCCTCTGGCTGCGAACGGTTGCTGGCACGCTCAGCGGGATTCACAGTGATCGGTGGGATCAGCGTCGCAAGACCGCCGCGAGATCCATCCGTTCGCCTAGATTCCGACGAACCATTGGCCTGCGAACGCCCATCACCTTCACTTCGTTGAGAGCGCTGGGATCCAGATTGGGAGTGTGAACCCTCCCTTGAGCCTTCCAACCCACCGCGATCAGAGACCACCTGCTCTCGTTGTTCACTCGACGTTGGGTTGGTGGAATCATTGGTTTGATCGAGCTGACGTGAACCATTCGTACTGGCAGCGTTCGACTCGGGTGCATCAGACGACAGACGCGACCGACCACTCCCGGCGGACGTTGAATGCTCAGATGCATCAACATGGTTAACATCGCTAGCTCCGTTTGAGCTACCATGTGACTCAATCATCGATATCAAGTCAGCCTTCCTGAGCCGAGCAGACACCTTCAGATCGAGTTGACGAGCAAGAGTCATAAGCGCCTCTTTGTCGAGCGACTCAAGCGCACCAGACGTTACGTCCATCAGTTCTTTCCCTTCTTTGCCAAGGATCTTGGCAGATGCAATGACGAGGAATCTATCAGTGGTTAGTAACCAAAATCACAGACCAATAGCCTCTGCCACTTCTTTCATTGACGTGCCCACTACCTTCGGAACCTGCACTTGGGATACCGCAGTATCTGGATCCTTCAATCCATTCCCAGTCAACACGCACACAACCGACGAACCAGGAACAACTGGGGTTTTGAGAAGTCCAGCGACTGAAGCTGCTGAGGCCGGTTCACAGAATACTGCCTCGTCTCTCGCTAAGAGTATATAGGCGCTCAGAATCTCTTCGTCGGTTACCGCGGTAATTGCGCCCCCAGACTCATCCCGAGCCTCTAATGCCAGAGACCAGCTCGCCGGGTTGCCGATACGGATCGCTGTTGCGATCGTCTCCGGGTCAGATACTACGGCGCCCCTCACGATGGGTGCAGCACCAGCCGCTTGAACTCCAAACATCCTGGGTCTTCTCTCCGCAAGTCCGGCCTCATAGTACTCTCGATAACCGAGCCAATAGGCACTGATGTTGCCTGCGTTACCAACCGGAATGAACTGGGCATCGGGTGCGAACCCGAGTTCATCAATCACCTCAAAAGCACCAGTCTTTTGTCCTTGCAAACGATCTGGGTTTATAGAGTTCACGATGGTCAACGGATGCGCATCCGCCAGATCACGAACCAGCCGCAGACCCTCGTCAAAATTGCCATCGATCTGGATCACCTTTGCTCCATACACCAGTGCTTGCGCCAATTTTCCAAGGGCGATATGACCCGAGGGTATTAGCACAACCGCATCAATGCCGGCCGCGGCAGCATAGGCGGCGGCACTAGCCGAGGTGTTGCCGGTAGAGGCGCAGATAATAGTAGTACTGCCCTCAGAAACTGCCTTCGAAACCGCCATCGTCATCCCACGATCCTTGAAGGAACCAGTAGGATTCATTCCCTCCAATTTTAGGTATACCTCAGCTCCAACTCGCTCTGAAAGCCGAGGAGCAAAGCGGAGCGGTGTTCCTCCTTCCCCGAGGCTTACGGCACGCGTACTCGGGTCAATCGGCAGAAAAGACCGATAGCGTTCAATGATGCCGGGCCAACGCTCTTTCTTCATGCTTTCCCTCCTCACTCAAGCACTCGCAGCAGCTTGTGTGATCGTTCAATAACATCGAGATCGGCCAGTTCAGCCATCGTCGCCTTGATCGCCGAGAGGCG
This region of Ferrimicrobium acidiphilum DSM 19497 genomic DNA includes:
- a CDS encoding glycosyltransferase family 4 protein, giving the protein MTRLARRFDAKSLIFAVRSLRHPRGSVQYVLVALVAAVVTFLVVPLVRWLAFRTNQVVQPGGRMAHLKPTPTLGGIGMLVGFAAAIGVGSLMHSFRPVFIDSSEPTGVLLAAIAITGIGVVDDVWNLSAPAKVAGQVLSASLLWIFGVTMFWFKVPFAGIVVLSNSLTPLLTAIWVIAMENAINLIDGLDGLASGIVAIASLAFGLYSLRLEALGQLPSSSIGPIIAFAVLGVCVGFLPHNWNPAKIFMGDTGAMLLGLLLAASTSVVGGRTANVSDQTFFFFAPLVIPFVILGVPMADLVFSVLRRTAHHVSFATPDKKHLHHRLMEMGHGPRRSVAILWAWTAILSAFALLPTYVSGLGFELPIAVAAVGVLLYTLFHPDLKGTHSRSGRAMQVIRRKDAGTD
- the glyA gene encoding serine hydroxymethyltransferase, with protein sequence MSSPELLQRQDPEVARLIEEEQERQRTTLQLIASENFASRAVMEATGSVLTNKYAEGYPSRRYYGGNQIIDQVETLAIERCKQLFGAPYANVQPHAGANANAGAYLALLEPRDRVLAMRLDQGGHLTHGSPVNFSGQIYDFISYGVRESDPNREWLDLDQMHQLALEQRPKLIVIGATAYSRIIEVDPVREIADEVGALVLFDAAHVAGLIAAGVYPNPLFTRSGGRGADVVTFTTHKTLRGPRGAAIIAHEDLGKSLDKAIFPGLQGGPLEHAIAAKAVAFGEAMDPDFRQYGQRVVDNARVLADSLSAEGFRIVSGGTDVHLMLVDLRDFDAELDGRTAQVRLDRSGITCNRNQIPFDPRSPFVTSGLRLGTAAMTTAGMSTDQMKTVASLISRVLRTDDDQTCQEVRREVADLCRSFPPPSER
- a CDS encoding L-threonylcarbamoyladenylate synthase, producing MTTPPPLVRVFDLRTGRIFEREKAASIAWVRSELNAGHCIICPTDTVFGLLANARDAEAVARIAKIKGRSSATPPPVLIDSVATARRLVTSAVLRSLESIVDLWPGPLSVIVETDDPLGRAVNPLKGTVAFRVPALDWLREMCLDLPLAASSANRHGMPTPTEIVAVITSLTETIDGGGIGATGLTLAVDYGSVGAVGSTVIDLTSEPPTMVREGQLSYDTLLGRLPELLPLDRSTN
- the prmC gene encoding peptide chain release factor N(5)-glutamine methyltransferase, whose product is MLADTPGARTEGASFYAASVAQRWLERAANEEVGRHGGSKSAILAGYRRRLDAGEPLQYVLGSWQFRWLELHVDDRALIPRPETELIVDLILTELGDNRSGKVLELGTGSGAIAASLAFECPDLLVVATDSSADALALAEMNLVNHGLDDRVTLRLGDWWEAVDSDERFRLICSNPPYIAEDEWLKLDPVVRDWEPPGALVAGSTGLECYQVIFGKAHRYLEEGHGAIVVEIGASQGSDVQRIAVAAGFDDVSVKQDLVGRDRFVVARR
- the prfA gene encoding peptide chain release factor 1, which produces MADGRLEKFELEYQRSVEEMSDPKLFQDQHRAREVARRHKALEEIVATLRDIDQLQEDLSAATEFYQAAPADERSLWADEISTLESALAAKTDELEILLLPQDPNDGRNVILEIRGAEGGEEANLFAKDLTEMFQRFGDKMGWRVEMLAADPSDHGGYNFASLLVKGEDAWRRLKHEAGPHRVQRVPVTETQGRVHTSSATVTVLPEADEVEVQIDPNDLRIDVYRSTGPGGQSVNTTDSAVRITHIPTGIVVAMQDEKSQIQNRAKALQVLRARLLKAEQDRVNEELSRTRKSQVGGGGRSEKIRTYNFKENRVTDHRIKLTLYRLDQILMGDLLEISDALIQDERSRQLLDQDDAR
- the rpmE gene encoding 50S ribosomal protein L31, coding for MKSDIHPEYVTATVHCSCGNTFVTRSTKTDLHIELCNECHPFYTGRQKLVDTGGRVERFQRRYGDRSKNRAQ
- the rho gene encoding transcription termination factor Rho, yielding MDVTSGALESLDKEALMTLARQLDLKVSARLRKADLISMIESHGSSNGASDVNHVDASEHSTSAGSGRSRLSSDAPESNAASTNGSRQLDQTNDSTNPTSSEQREQVVSDRGGLEGSREGSHSQSGSQRSQRSEGDGRSQANGSSESRRTDGSRGGLATLIPPITVNPAERASNRSQPEESQASALARSEDGASRRSRRSRRGKERSDRPESTDNQQSVELVTVQGVLDLRDDGYGFLRTKGYLSSKEDVYVPASLARRMSLRRGDIVVGGARPAGSTEKYPALSRVDTVTGLDVETAKARRRFEDLTPLFPNERLTLETSTDPTNITPRIIDLIAPIGKGQRGLIVSPPKAGKTTIMKDIANAIERNNPDVALIVLLVDERPEEVTDFRRSVKGEVIASTFDRPAEEHTQVAELTIERAKRMVELGRDVVVILDGITRLARAYNLAQPASGRIMSGGIDSGALYPPKKFFGAARNIEEGGSLTILATALVENGSKMDEVIFEEVKGTGNMELKLDRRLSERRLYPAVDVNGSSTRHEELLFSRDHLNQIWKLRRVLNAITQDGTAAAGLELLLDKVRSTRSNAEFLAEIARSSGM
- the thrC gene encoding threonine synthase, translating into MKKERWPGIIERYRSFLPIDPSTRAVSLGEGGTPLRFAPRLSERVGAEVYLKLEGMNPTGSFKDRGMTMAVSKAVSEGSTTIICASTGNTSASAAAYAAAAGIDAVVLIPSGHIALGKLAQALVYGAKVIQIDGNFDEGLRLVRDLADAHPLTIVNSINPDRLQGQKTGAFEVIDELGFAPDAQFIPVGNAGNISAYWLGYREYYEAGLAERRPRMFGVQAAGAAPIVRGAVVSDPETIATAIRIGNPASWSLALEARDESGGAITAVTDEEILSAYILLARDEAVFCEPASAASVAGLLKTPVVPGSSVVCVLTGNGLKDPDTAVSQVQVPKVVGTSMKEVAEAIGL